Proteins co-encoded in one Amblyraja radiata isolate CabotCenter1 chromosome 24, sAmbRad1.1.pri, whole genome shotgun sequence genomic window:
- the LOC116986995 gene encoding uncharacterized protein LOC116986995 isoform X1 has product MKKQAARCKCKALCILCLVLLLPLATPLTTTSSLCELLEPSKELTVRLQRWIKKLNDNLLPSIVQYDFLTDTEAKNLQTDCCFIDITAQQLINAFDHLRQYFRENATNYHVVNNITTWLTSIRNVYQCANETCRKTKPRIVTGCTRDLFAYSEAYVSHYGTIIDRCEKQHTNDSSFPRDLNTSLELNSCGVFPNGVAATDSFAAKVCSQYLPATSRPPPLTAPAAPRRTTTTNELGTAAEVTATLVNALKGDKIGGTKKTLIVDPAHRQDNVSQAASTHSGPTTEAQSMTSTAVYPSLTGSAPSAFTAKHESGDQGKTMDNNMPIFDVCIALFVGIILVSVCIFQIWKKVNQRMAHRVYHAPGLDPDNSNSSLDDLHYEL; this is encoded by the exons GCACTCTGCATCTTGTGTCTTGTGTTGCTGCTGCCTCTGGCCACGCCTCTGACGACAACTTCGTCATTGTGTGAATTATTGGAACCCTCCAAAGAGTTAACTGTCAGGCTCCAAAGATGGATCAAGAAACTG AACGATAATCTTCTACCAAGTATTGTACAGTATGATTTTTTAACAGATACAGAAGCTAAAAACCTG CAGACTGACTGCTGTTTCATTGACATCACTGCTCAACAGCTGATTAACGCCTTTGACCACCTTCGGCAATACTTTAGAGAAAACGCAACTAATTATCATGTTGTCAATAATATAACAACTTGGCTAACAAGTATTCGGAATGTTTAC CAGTGCGCTAATGAGACGTGCAGGAAGACAAAACCAAGGATAGTTACTGGATGTACAAGAGACCTGTTTGCATACAGTGAAGCATATGTTTCCCATTATGGCACTATAATTGATCGCTGCGAAAAACAGCACACCAATGATTCCAGTTTCCCAAGAG ATCTCAACACTTCCCTGGAGTTGAACTCCTGCGGGGTCTTCCCTAACGGTGTTGCGGCCACGGACAGTTTCGCCGCCAAAGTTTGCTCGCAATATTTGCCCGCTACCAGCCGGCCTCCGCCTCTCACTGCCCCGGCGGCTCCTAGACGGACTACGACGACCAACGAGCTGGGCACCGCGGCGGAGGTGACGGCCACCCTGGTCAACGCGCTGAAGGGGGATAAAATCGGGGGAACCAAGAAGACACTGATCGTCGATCCAGCCCATCGCCAGGACAACGTGTCGCAGGCAGCAAGTACTCACAGCGGGCCTACAACTGAAGCCCAATCTATGACCAGCACTG CAGTATACCCATCGCTAACTGGCAGCGCTCCCAGTGCCTTCACAGCAAAGCATGAAAGTGGAGACCAGGGCAAGACGATGGACAATAATATGCCTATATTCGATGTATGCATCGCATTATTTGTCGGGATAATCCTTGTATCCGTCTGCATCTTCCAAATCTGGAAGAAAGTG AATCAGAGGATGGCCCACAGAGTCTACCACGCTCCAGGTCTTGATCCAGACAACAG
- the LOC116986995 gene encoding uncharacterized protein LOC116986995 isoform X2, with product MKKQAARCKCKALCILCLVLLLPLATPLTTTSSLCELLEPSKELTVRLQRWIKKLNDNLLPSIVQYDFLTDTEAKNLTDCCFIDITAQQLINAFDHLRQYFRENATNYHVVNNITTWLTSIRNVYQCANETCRKTKPRIVTGCTRDLFAYSEAYVSHYGTIIDRCEKQHTNDSSFPRDLNTSLELNSCGVFPNGVAATDSFAAKVCSQYLPATSRPPPLTAPAAPRRTTTTNELGTAAEVTATLVNALKGDKIGGTKKTLIVDPAHRQDNVSQAASTHSGPTTEAQSMTSTAVYPSLTGSAPSAFTAKHESGDQGKTMDNNMPIFDVCIALFVGIILVSVCIFQIWKKVNQRMAHRVYHAPGLDPDNSNSSLDDLHYEL from the exons GCACTCTGCATCTTGTGTCTTGTGTTGCTGCTGCCTCTGGCCACGCCTCTGACGACAACTTCGTCATTGTGTGAATTATTGGAACCCTCCAAAGAGTTAACTGTCAGGCTCCAAAGATGGATCAAGAAACTG AACGATAATCTTCTACCAAGTATTGTACAGTATGATTTTTTAACAGATACAGAAGCTAAAAACCTG ACTGACTGCTGTTTCATTGACATCACTGCTCAACAGCTGATTAACGCCTTTGACCACCTTCGGCAATACTTTAGAGAAAACGCAACTAATTATCATGTTGTCAATAATATAACAACTTGGCTAACAAGTATTCGGAATGTTTAC CAGTGCGCTAATGAGACGTGCAGGAAGACAAAACCAAGGATAGTTACTGGATGTACAAGAGACCTGTTTGCATACAGTGAAGCATATGTTTCCCATTATGGCACTATAATTGATCGCTGCGAAAAACAGCACACCAATGATTCCAGTTTCCCAAGAG ATCTCAACACTTCCCTGGAGTTGAACTCCTGCGGGGTCTTCCCTAACGGTGTTGCGGCCACGGACAGTTTCGCCGCCAAAGTTTGCTCGCAATATTTGCCCGCTACCAGCCGGCCTCCGCCTCTCACTGCCCCGGCGGCTCCTAGACGGACTACGACGACCAACGAGCTGGGCACCGCGGCGGAGGTGACGGCCACCCTGGTCAACGCGCTGAAGGGGGATAAAATCGGGGGAACCAAGAAGACACTGATCGTCGATCCAGCCCATCGCCAGGACAACGTGTCGCAGGCAGCAAGTACTCACAGCGGGCCTACAACTGAAGCCCAATCTATGACCAGCACTG CAGTATACCCATCGCTAACTGGCAGCGCTCCCAGTGCCTTCACAGCAAAGCATGAAAGTGGAGACCAGGGCAAGACGATGGACAATAATATGCCTATATTCGATGTATGCATCGCATTATTTGTCGGGATAATCCTTGTATCCGTCTGCATCTTCCAAATCTGGAAGAAAGTG AATCAGAGGATGGCCCACAGAGTCTACCACGCTCCAGGTCTTGATCCAGACAACAG